The proteins below come from a single Deltaproteobacteria bacterium genomic window:
- a CDS encoding septal ring lytic transglycosylase RlpA family protein, with product MRYLWSISLLITSFFMITACSKPAVRQPVFSPAPSPSIPPKKPIVASKKTERKEKPYFVNGKWYFPVDSVAEYKEKGICSWYGPDFHGKQTSSGETYDMFGYTAAHRILPFNTQVRVKNPANDKEILVRINDRGPFVRERILDLSYTGAKALELIGPGTAWIELEALGILEEGEENGQKITRLVQQVDFRQGEFSVQIGAFKDRQNALRLKERLLKEYPQVEVSETVHFGETFFRVRLTNCPQLQEAIRLQKELEGKGFIQALVVVQ from the coding sequence ATGCGTTATCTTTGGTCTATTTCTTTATTAATCACTTCGTTTTTTATGATAACCGCCTGCTCCAAACCGGCGGTTCGCCAACCGGTCTTCAGCCCGGCGCCTTCCCCTTCGATTCCCCCTAAAAAGCCTATAGTGGCTTCTAAAAAAACAGAACGGAAAGAGAAGCCCTATTTCGTTAATGGAAAGTGGTATTTCCCAGTTGATTCTGTGGCTGAATATAAGGAAAAGGGAATCTGCTCCTGGTATGGCCCTGATTTTCACGGAAAACAGACCTCCTCCGGGGAGACCTATGACATGTTCGGATACACAGCCGCCCACAGGATATTGCCTTTTAATACCCAGGTGCGCGTAAAAAATCCGGCTAACGACAAAGAAATTCTGGTGCGTATCAACGACCGCGGTCCCTTTGTAAGGGAGCGGATCCTGGACCTTTCCTATACCGGGGCCAAGGCCTTGGAACTTATTGGTCCGGGAACGGCCTGGATCGAATTGGAGGCCTTAGGTATTCTGGAAGAAGGGGAAGAAAATGGACAAAAGATCACCCGCCTGGTCCAGCAGGTAGATTTCCGACAGGGAGAGTTTTCGGTCCAGATCGGGGCCTTTAAGGATCGGCAGAATGCCTTGCGTTTAAAGGAAAGGCTGCTTAAAGAATATCCGCAAGTAGAAGTCTCGGAAACGGTCCATTTTGGAGAAACCTTTTTCCGAGTCCGGTTAACGAATTGTCCTCAACTCCAGGAAGCTATCCGTCTGCAAAAGGAGTTAGAGGGTAAGGGATTTATACAAGCCTTGGTAGTCGTTCAGTAA
- a CDS encoding HU family DNA-binding protein — protein KSQSRDVVEQLLEIMKKALASEENILISGFGKFVVKRKRARRGRNPQTNQDLQLKARKVVVFKTSGVLRKGVNTDQD, from the coding sequence CAAAAGCCAATCCAGGGATGTAGTGGAACAGTTGCTGGAAATCATGAAGAAGGCTCTGGCCAGTGAAGAAAATATTCTCATCAGTGGATTCGGGAAGTTTGTGGTCAAAAGAAAAAGGGCCCGGCGGGGACGGAATCCCCAGACCAATCAAGATTTACAACTCAAGGCCAGGAAGGTGGTTGTGTTCAAGACATCGGGTGTTCTCAGAAAAGGGGTCAATACCGACCAGGATTGA
- a CDS encoding TetR/AcrR family transcriptional regulator, whose amino-acid sequence MRKKTIRKQQIIQAAIEVFSKSNFQNSSISEIAQKADIAEGTIYQYFKNKEDLFFSIPAQKTKEFCEELDLHLQGIHDAVSKIRKLIWYYLYFFKMNPDYARTLMLEMRVSKSFIQSKTYGSLKEFTDKVIEIIKEGQEEGIVRKDINLYLIRELVLGILEHRVTRWLLKEENYDLLENYSEVFDLIFNGIKNKL is encoded by the coding sequence ATGAGAAAAAAAACTATTCGAAAACAACAAATCATTCAAGCGGCGATTGAGGTTTTTAGCAAAAGCAATTTTCAAAATTCAAGTATTTCTGAAATTGCCCAAAAGGCCGATATTGCCGAAGGGACGATTTATCAATATTTTAAAAATAAAGAAGATTTATTTTTTTCGATCCCTGCCCAAAAAACCAAGGAGTTTTGCGAGGAGCTTGATCTGCATCTTCAAGGGATTCATGATGCCGTCAGTAAAATCAGGAAGCTTATCTGGTACTATCTGTATTTTTTTAAAATGAATCCGGATTATGCCCGGACCTTGATGCTTGAAATGCGGGTGAGCAAGAGTTTTATCCAATCGAAAACCTACGGTTCGCTAAAAGAATTCACCGACAAAGTTATCGAAATCATTAAAGAAGGTCAAGAGGAAGGGATCGTTAGAAAAGACATTAACCTATACCTCATCAGGGAGTTGGTGCTGGGTATTTTAGAACACCGGGTGACCCGATGGCTGCTCAAAGAGGAAAATTACGATTTGCTCGAAAATTACAGTGAGGTCTTCGACCTGATTTTTAATGGAATAAAAAACAAGCTATAG